The Buchnera aphidicola (Tuberolachnus salignus) genome has a segment encoding these proteins:
- a CDS encoding UvrD-helicase domain-containing protein, whose product MKLNLIQKQAIKHVIGPCLILAGAGSGKTSVIINKIIELIKICHYHPKTIITVTFTNKAAYEIKNRLKKKLTSFELNTLVISTFHSLGMKIIYQEYHLLHIKKNFTLLNESDQFKILKEIFFFSIKPKKKILKKILFKISYWKQKLLQVKDLKKKKYEKSEQIFIFYYSKYEKYLKLHNMLDFDDLILLPTLLLKNNLTVQLKWRKKIQYILIDEYQDTNISQYELMKTLINVPSNFTIVGDNDQSIYSWRGAQQKIFFLLKKDFPALKTIKMEQNYRSSQCILKAANSLISNNPIFLKKKLFSNLKYGPQIYLFEAESEFEEAKQIINFIYTHKNTYNLKYFEYAILYRNRYQSKVIETELISHNIPYTLNNEQSFFEKLEIKDLLAYLRLVLNSSDDLAFLRIINVPRRRVGINTVLKLKEISLKYNLNLLNTCIFKNLLLFFNYKTVLILNNFFKWIFNLKKILKKTPEKILDIIICDINYLEWTKKRLKDLDLFKIAVNNINFLKNWLLRNLLNTQNKSSSYFSDIIARLVCGENLDDLHQESNKSNTLQLMTLHSSKGLEFSVVCIIGLEEGILPHKKSILLKNIVEERRLLYVGMTRAKMQLFLSFCKKRYFFGEILKMLPSRFLNELPKNDIFWHKKKYINSNFFF is encoded by the coding sequence ATGAAATTAAATTTGATACAAAAACAAGCTATTAAACACGTTATTGGTCCTTGTTTAATTTTAGCAGGTGCAGGATCTGGAAAAACGAGTGTTATTATTAATAAAATAATTGAATTAATAAAAATTTGTCATTATCATCCTAAAACAATTATTACAGTTACGTTTACTAATAAAGCAGCATATGAAATTAAAAATCGTTTAAAAAAAAAATTAACATCATTTGAATTAAATACTCTTGTAATATCAACTTTTCATTCTTTAGGAATGAAAATTATATATCAAGAATATCATTTATTACATATTAAAAAAAATTTTACGTTATTAAATGAAAGTGATCAATTTAAAATTTTAAAAGAAATATTTTTTTTTTCTATAAAACCGAAAAAAAAAATTTTAAAAAAAATATTATTTAAAATTTCTTATTGGAAACAAAAATTATTACAAGTTAAAGATTTAAAAAAAAAAAAATATGAAAAATCAGAACAAATTTTTATATTTTATTATAGCAAATATGAAAAATATTTAAAATTGCATAATATGTTAGATTTTGATGATTTAATTTTATTACCAACATTATTATTAAAAAATAATTTAACAGTTCAGTTAAAGTGGCGTAAAAAAATTCAATATATATTGATTGATGAATATCAAGATACTAATATTAGTCAATATGAATTAATGAAAACGTTAATTAATGTGCCTTCTAATTTTACAATTGTTGGAGATAATGACCAATCAATATATTCTTGGAGAGGTGCACAACAAAAAATTTTTTTTTTATTAAAAAAAGATTTTCCAGCATTAAAAACAATCAAAATGGAACAAAATTATCGTTCTTCTCAATGTATTTTAAAAGCTGCAAATTCCTTAATTTCTAATAATCCTATTTTTTTAAAAAAAAAATTATTTTCAAATTTAAAATATGGACCTCAAATTTATCTTTTTGAAGCAGAGAGTGAATTTGAGGAAGCTAAACAAATAATAAATTTTATTTATACTCATAAAAATACATATAATTTAAAATATTTTGAATATGCGATTTTATATCGTAATCGTTATCAATCTAAGGTTATAGAAACAGAATTAATTAGTCATAATATTCCATATACATTGAATAATGAACAATCTTTTTTTGAAAAATTAGAAATTAAAGATTTGTTAGCATATTTACGTTTGGTTTTAAATTCTTCAGATGATTTAGCGTTTTTACGAATTATTAATGTTCCAAGACGACGTGTAGGGATTAATACAGTATTGAAATTAAAAGAAATTTCTTTAAAATATAATTTAAATTTATTAAATACATGTATTTTTAAAAATCTGTTGTTATTTTTTAATTATAAAACTGTATTAATATTAAATAATTTTTTTAAATGGATTTTTAATTTAAAAAAAATTTTAAAAAAAACACCTGAAAAAATTTTAGATATTATTATTTGTGATATCAATTATTTAGAATGGACTAAAAAACGTCTTAAAGATTTAGATTTATTTAAAATTGCTGTTAATAATATTAATTTTTTAAAAAATTGGTTATTAAGAAATTTATTAAATACTCAAAATAAATCATCTTCTTATTTTTCTGATATTATTGCACGTTTAGTTTGTGGAGAAAATTTAGATGATTTACATCAAGAATCTAATAAAAGTAATACGTTACAATTAATGACGTTACATTCATCAAAAGGGTTAGAATTTTCTGTTGTATGTATTATAGGATTAGAAGAAGGGATTTTGCCTCATAAAAAAAGTATTCTTCTTAAAAATATTGTTGAAGAAAGACGTCTTTTATATGTAGGTATGACTCGTGCAAAAATGCAATTATTTTTAAGTTTTTGTAAAAAAAGATATTTTTTTGGAGAAATTTTA